TAAGTTTAAGCATGTACATTAAGGATACCCTTTTCAAGCCTTCTGATTATATGTGCCTTTTCTGCTGCATGAGGATCATGAGTAACCATGATAATTGTTTTACCGAATTCATGGTTTAAAATGGCCATAAGCCCTAATATGTCTTCTGCGGATGTTCTGTCAAGATCACCGGTTGGTTCGTCCGCTACCAGTATTGTTGGGTCAGTGACAATAGCGCGGGCTATGGCAACACGCTGCTGCTGGCCCCCGGATAACTGACCGGGATAATGGTCCATCCGGTCAGCAAGGTTAACCATATGAAGAGCTGCTTCCACATGTTCCCGTCTTTCTTTTCGGGAAAGCCAGGTTAAAAGGAGGGGTAGTTCCACATTCTCGAATGCGGTGAGCACGGGAATGAGATTATAAAATTGAAAGATAAACCCTACGTTAACAGCGCGCCATCGGGTCAGATCAGTTTCTGTCAATGAGGTAATATCTAATCCGCTAACGTGTATAGTGCCACTGTCAGCCTTATCAATACCTGCAATAAGATTGAGCAGGGTACTCTTGCCTGATCCGGAAGGCCCCATTAAAGCAAGGAACTCCCCTTCGGGGATATCAAAACTGATGTTCTCTAAAACGGGTATTATCTCGGCTCCACGATGGTAGGATTTTGAGAGATCTCTTATCTCAACGATTGGCTGTTTTGTGTCTTCCATGGTATTTCCTTATTTTTCTTCGATCTTAATTCTCGATCCATCTTTTAAAGTTCTCGGTGGGTTTATTACTACCTTATCTCCTGGCTTGACCCCATCTAGTACCTCTACCATATCACCAATCTGAGTACCAGTAGTCAAAGGAACTTTCGTTACATGATTATCTTTTATAAGAAAAGCGAACTTGCTGCTATTGTATGTCACAACTGTCTCAGTGTTTACTGCAGTTTTTGGTTTTTGTTCTTCTTCTGTAACAGGCCTTTCAAGAAAGGCTACCTTTGCGCTCATCTCAGGAAGGACACGTTTATCCCTGTCCAAAAATTTAACCTTTATCATAACAGATGCCTTACTGCGGTCTGCCGTCGGAACAATCATATGTACCTTGCCGCGAAAGCGGGTTTCCGGAAGGGCATCTAACTGTATTTCGCAAGGTTGATCTACCTTTACTTTTTGTAAATTTGATTCAGAGACATCAGCTTCTACAAGAAGAGAATCCATATCTGCAATAGTTACAACTGCAGCTTTAGCGTTCGCGGCAGCTCCCAGTGGTGTAATGATATCACCAATATCGGCGTCTTTAGTTAGTACAACAGCATCGAAGGGTGCACGGATATAGGTGTAGTTTACGGCAACATCGGCGGAACGCAACGCCGCTTTATAAGCGTGTATCGACGATTCTGCAGCCGACACCGCCGCCTTTGCTCTTTTGTAACGCGCTTCTGCAATATCAAATTCAGACTGTGGCACAATCCCATGAGAAACAAGCTCCTTTTGGCGATTATAATGCAGCAGGGCGTCGTTCATCTCAACCTTTGCTATTTTCAGGTTTGAAATAGCATTATCCAGGTTTGCTTTTGCCTGCTCACGAGCAGCCCTTGCATCCTTTCCTTCTAGTCTTGCAATTATTTGTCCTTTCTTTACCTGACTCCCTTCTTCTACCCCAAGCCATTCTATTTGTCCGGTAATCTTAGATGCCACGGAAGCTTTCCGTTGCGCAACGACATAGCCACTGGCATTTAATAAGGTAAACATTTGCGAAGGATATACTTTAGAAACGGTTGTTACTTCTACTTCAACAACAGGGTTAAAGATCAATAGATAAAGAATGAGACCTAGTATGGGAATACCTATAAAAGCTAGTATCTTGAAAAATAATTTTTTCCGTGTGCTGTGATAATACTTTACGTTGGACTTATCTATTGTTAATTTTGCCAGGTCTTTATTTATCATTCATCTATCCTTAAGGAATGTAAATTTTTTATCTTTGCTTTCAATTTGAATCAGATTATATCTTCACGCTTCGTTTAAGAATGTTATTGTAATATCTTCTATGATATTTTTTTAACAATTTTTTACTTTCATATATTTTTATTTAGCGATAGTGTCTTACGGGGGAATAAAGAAGGCCGGTGAATTCCGTGATATTCTCCTCGCTTGATTTATTCTGTTTGAAGAATGTCTTATGTGTAGGGTGAATTAAGCGAAGTAAATCTATCAAATGAAATGTATGGACCTGTTACAGAGGAAAGGAATGAAGGTAATGGTAATCGATATCGTATGTTTAAGGCATTCCGTTAATCGGAGGGAATTTTCATGGTATTCAAATCGGCTTTTAGGATACTTGATGCCGTATTTTTTCTGTATTAAGAGCCTATCCGAAAACCTCTTTTGAAATACATTCTTTCTGTAGCTTATAAGGGTTTTCGGATAGACTCTAAGGAGTGAGAATTGATATAAGATCCATACCAGTCCTCATTCAGGATCTGGCCGTTCTGTGCATGGTTTATCACCAGGTCCGGGTAATGAAGCTTTAGGCCTGCCAATGGTCTCGCCTTCAATAAGGGCTTCTATGGTAGGATAAGGATAGATTGTTGGTGCACGGTATTGCATCAAGCCGCCGGTATCTGCCGATGGACCATACGTACTATAAATTTCTCTTCCCAGCATGCGAAGCATTATTGTCTGTTGACCTCTGTGATGTGCTGTATGGGCAATCCTCCTCGTCATAATCCAGGTTCGAGGGCGTTTAACATCAAAGAACGATGTTTCTTCTTCCCACCAGACTTTATCTTTCTTTCGTAAAGCTGCAAGTCGTTTCCCGGAATCTTCAGCATAGCGTTTCATGAATTCCAGCCGGGCTTCTTGTTTTGGCAGAGGTGGTGCACCGACATCAATTCCAAGCATATTGCAGAACCAAATATTCTCACTCATACACTGATGTATCATCTGTTCTCTGGCATTTCTTCCCCGTTTATCATGTGGACGAGGGCGTAGAGAAAGATCTTCATCCTTAAACATACTCCAGACACTGAGTGTTTTAATTCTTTCGGTTTCATACGTATTGACTAGAAAATCATATTCCATAGGGAAATTCCTCCTTACATTTTTAAAATTTAGCAAGGGTTAACAATCTAAGATTATCCATTTCTGAAGGCAGATATCCACAAAATTCTATGAAGAACATAATTTTGTGTTTCTCATTTCAAATTTTTTCTTATCTTTTATTTGTGTGTCCTCATGATGGTTTTTATTTTACCGGTAGAGTAATTATAACTTTGGTATATTCTCCGTCAACACTATCAATGGTAAGCTTACCATTATGATCAATAATAATATTGTGACTAATACTTAAACCTAACCCTGTTCCTTCCCCCGGAGGTTTTGTAGTAAAAAAAGGATTCGTTATTTTATCTTTTATATGGGCAGGTATGCCGGTACCATGATCGTAAAAGGTAATCTTTACATACGGATGTTTATGTATCGTTATTTCCTCACCTGAGATCTCAAGGATTTTATTATCATGTGCTCCTGGATATCTTTGGTTCAGGGCATATCGTGCATTACTCATGATATTCATAAAAATCTGTTGAATTTGTTGAAAATTTGCGTATATTTTTGGCAGGTCTTCAGGAACATTTATCTGGATACGAATGGAGTCCTTTTTCATTTGTTTCTCCATCAGCACGAGTGTATCAGACACAATTTCATGTATACTCACTATGGTTTTTTTTTCTTCTCTGGGTCTGGCAAAAGAAAGAAGTTTGCTTACGATATTGGCGACGCGGTCCCCTTCCTTCATAATTCGACTGGCAAGGTCTCTTTCTCTACTTCCCTCACTGCTTTTATTAAATAAAATCCGGGCGCAATTAATAACACCCGTTATGGGATTGTTAATCTCATGGGCTACTCCTGTTGCTAATTCACCTATCAACGTAAGATGTCTGGACAGTTGTGTCTCCTTTTCCAAATTTACCTTTTCCGTGATATCTAAGAAAGAACTCAATATACCAACGACATTTCCTTTCCCGTTTTTTATAGGAACCTTAACGGTATGCACCGTCAGTTCTTGTCCATCCTTGATATATTTCTCTTCTATATCTTCTGGTATCCCTGATTCCACAATTCTTTTATCATCAGCCCGGTATTTTTCTGCAAGTTCCCCAGGAAAAAGGTCATAATCAGTCTTTCCGCTAATTTCACCCGGTCTCATATGGAGATCTCTGGCAAAATTTTCGTTACAGGATATATACACTGAATTCCTATCCTTGTAGAATATTCTTAAAGGAAGATTTTCCAGGAGGAATCGGTGCTTATTTTCACTCATACGCAGACCTTCCTCCACTCTTTTGCGCTCAATGATTTGTCGTTGAAGTTGCTCGTTCAGCGTTTTTAGTTTTGCGGTACGTGCTTTTACTAATTCCTCAAGATGTTCACGGTATTTTTCTAATTTTTCTTCTGCAAGCTTTTGCTTTGTAACGTCTGCTCCATATAAATTAACATAGGTAGTATCAATTACCGGTACAACGGTAAAAGAGAATATTCGGTCTTTGTGTTTGACTTCAATATTCTCTTTTATTGATTTCGTATGAAAGGCATCAACAACTGTTTGATATAAGAAATCAGGTACAGATTGACCAATCTTGCAATTCCAATCTTGTAAAAGAGGTATACTCGATGGACTGGCGTAGAGAATAGTACCGTCTTGTGCTATACGGAGTAGGGGATGTGGGTTCTCATCGGGAAATTTAGCTATATTCTTTATTTCCTCTTGGATTCGTTTTTGTTCAGTAATATCTCTCCAAACGGCAACACTACCGATAATGGTACCATTGCGGTCTTGGATTGGACTGGCACTAATAAGTACGGTAATTTTTTCCCCGGTAGATCTCCGGGCAATCCATTCCTCATTTATTACCACTTCACCCTTTTGGATAGCACGATAGAGGGGTAATTCTTCAGGTATAGCAGGTGTGACATCATCGGAATGAAAGATATTCAATTTTTTTACAAAGTCTTTATAAGGGATACCCTCAACGTCTTCTCGTATGTGTCCTGCTAATTGTGCTCCATATTTACTAACCATACGAATGGTGATATCGGGTACATCATCGGTAGCGATAGCAATAGCAACACCTTCTGGCACACATTCCATGAGAATTTCAAGTGTCTGATGACTCTCCTGAAGTTTTCCTTCTATTTGCTTATATTGAGTAAAATCAATTTGACAGGTAGTTAACTCGTGAATAAGTTTCTTAATATTTTCAGTAACTTCAGTTGAAATGGTATCAATATTTTTAGCTAGTAATTCTTGTGTCTGTTTGAGCAATCTGTTAATTTGTTCAAATTTGTCTTGAATCATTTAAGAACCTTTCATGATATACTTGCAATTGTTAAGGATTAAAGATCTTTCTTAACAAATAACGGCTCGAACATTCTTTTGTTATGAAAAAGAGCAAGGAAAAATACTAGAATGAGTACTTTTTAGTCGTTATTACCGTATTGGTAGCAATTGCCTCGTATTGATATGTAGGTGAGTTTTCAAACAATGTCTTATGTTTGTCGTTCTTTGGTTTGATGGGGGATACTTTCATATAACAATGAATCTCCAATTCTTCTGTTAAGATTTTGGATTTAGCTGAACCAAAAAGGTTAATTAGGTGTTTGTGTGGGCGGTTCAATGGCTGATTTTAGTGATAGAGTTTGCCGCATAAGTTGTAACGAACTATTAGGAAACAGTGAACTTGTAGAGGATGACGTTATTCTTAGCCGTATGTCTTTCAACTGTGATTCTATATATGATGTGAGTGCATAAATAAAAAGTACAATACCTGTCATCTCAAGGCATTCTTCAATAGTTATTATAATGAAATACGTTACGCTACTCTCACCATGTACCTCATAGTAACGTCCGCCAATAAGTTCAAAACCAAAAGCACCTGCTATATATATTACGCCAGAGACAACAAATAGAAACCGTGTTTTCTCTGGAAGATGGACTATAAATTTTGTATATGCCGATAAGAAAATAATCAGAGTAATACCATACGGTATAACCCATGCAAAGTAAAGGATACCACTTGTATTCAGTGCATGTTGTAATGGTATGACAAAGCGTTCGTGAATGGCGGCAAATTCATCTATGGATATAAAGAGGAAAATAATTGATAAACCTAACCAGAAAAAGTATCCTTCCCCGATCTTTTTTCTAGCCAAGGCAATAATAGCAAGTAAGGCTGAACAGAATACAAGTGCTATTGTAGAGCAAAATGTCGGGATATTTTTCTCTTTATCAAGATCAAATAGGCTAATCAAATCAAAAAGTCCAACCACATGGCGATTTCCAACTAAAAATGAGGTAGATTTCACGGCTATGTGAGCAAGAGTAACGAGTATAAAAATTAAAGCAAAAAATTTAGTTACTTTTCTGGGATTTAATATTATATCCATTTTTAGCTGTCCTCTCTTAAAAGATATGAATTTTGTTTAGAATTTTATTTCTGAACACAGGTAATACAGATTTTATGAATCTGCTTACATGCTCGTGTAAAGTAAAAAGCTTATCTATTGATAGAAACAAGAAAATGACTACTAAACCAAGCCAGTCGAAGCCGCTTTTCCCAATTTTTTCGAGAAATAGCAATAATCGCAAGAAAGATTGAACAGGATAACAATGCTACTGTAGAGATGAATGATGGAACATTATGCTCTCTATCGAGATTAAACAGATAGCTCAGATAATAAAGTCCAAATCCATATGGGTGACCAAACGAAAACTTAGAAGATTCTAGATCAGTATGAATTAAAGCGATGCATATAAAAATTGAAGCATAAGATTTCGCTATCTTCTTTAAGGCTGTTTTTCTTTAAGACCCATTACTTTGCATCTCCGGATTACTCAGGGTTTGCCTTTATCGTTACAATATCCTCTTTTACCCTTTATGTCAGAAGTTAGAATCCTAGTAGCGCAAGCTTCATACCAATAAAAATGTTTAGAAATAAACTGTCTGGGTAGAAACCAAACACTTTTCTGAAAGATAGTAAGATAGGCAGGAATGTTCCAAAAGAAGACCGCTTTATAAGATTGGATTATAAAAAAGATAACTCCAAAAACAGATAAATTTAGTTACCTTAATCAGTAATTGTGAGGAAAGAAAACCATATTAAGTACTTACATAAACATATAAATACGTATCTTTTTTATCTTATTATACCAAGTGTCATGTTACACCCATGTGACAATACAGCTCTGTGACATGGCACGTTCCCTGGTTCCTGTTTGAATACATCCGTTATTATTGTCATTTGTATAAATTTGCACAAGCATGCTTCCTTGGATATTCCCTGTAGAGTAACTACGCAAAAATGGTGATCTCATAACTCTTTAATTCCTTAGCTAAAAAGAACTAACGCTACGATTTGTTCTGTGAATGAGTTTTATTTAGGCAGTTTAAAAGGGAATAATGGTCAGGAAGATAAGAAAACGTCTTCGATAGTTTTTGCTATTAATTTATTTCTCTGTGCCCATTCAAAGAGTGTTTTAATAGCATTCCTACCAATTTTTCCTAAAGTAATACTGTAGGTATTTACATATAGTTGAATGTGCTGGTTTCTAACGTTTTCACTCATCTCCTGGGCATATTGCTTGACATACTCTTGAGAGGATGCAGGGTTTGCAATCGCATATTCCACACTTTTTCTTAAAATACGATTCACTTTTTTTGAGATTTCAGAGGGTATGCTCCTTTTTATTACAATTCCACCTAAGGGAATAGGCAGTCCTGTTTGAGCTTCCCAGTATTCTCCCAAATCAATGATGTTAACCAATCCTTTATCCTGATATGTAAATCGATTCTCATGGATAATTAAGCCTGCATCTGTCTTATTTTGTAAAATGGCATTCTCAATATCAGAAAAAAGCATCTCCACTTTATTTATTGCCCTGGGAAATGCCAGGCTTAACAAAAAATTAGCGGTGGTATATTTTCCCGGGATAGCGATGACAAGATCTTCAACCTTTGATTTTTGATTTTCAGGTTTTGAGATTAATAATGGTCCACACTTATTACCTAAGGCACTGCCTGCATCTAATAGTATATAATCCTGCATTACATAGGCATAAGCATAATAGCTTAATTTTGTAATATCCAACGAATGTTGAAAAGCAAGTTTATTGAGTTTTTCCACATCTGCAATGGTCAATTCAAAAGATAATCCTTCCGTATCAATTTTCTTATTCACCATGGCATCAAAGATAAAGGTATCGTTAGGGCAAGGAGAAAAGCCGAGGGTTAATCTCATAGGTGTACGTTACCGGATATATGATGTATAATTTTCATAGCAGTTTCATTTAAATTTTCAATAGCTAAAGGGATATTCCACGTACCTTTATTTCGGTTTTCGATATAATTGGAAATAGCTCTGATTTGAAGACAGGGGATATGTTCAATCAGACAGGCATACAAAAAAGCAGCTCCCTCCATGCTCTCCAGATCAGGTTGATATTTTTGAATGATTTTATCGATACTATATTGATTACCGTGAACGGTATTGACACTAATGCCTTTTACCGTTGCTCTCAAATTTGGTATTTCTTGAGCCCAATCAGGGGTTTTGTTTATTAATTTACCAGAATTGTATGGGAATCGATTAGGATTTAATAATTTTAATTCTATAACATCCAAAAAACCCTCTTTATCTTCAGCACCTAAATCCGCAATTTGTTCCTCAGTTACATTGACGACCTCACCGATTGAAATGTTTTTATTGAAACTTCCTGCTATACCAAAATTTAATGCCAGATCATAGGTAGTGTTTACAAAAGCCTTCCCCATGAAATAGGCAGTTTGCATCAATCCTACTCCGGTAATTAGCACATCTAAACTTAATTGATGGTATTGAAAAGTTTTCATTGAAAATTCCTCATCATCAGTCTGTCCGAAAGATAATAAGAGCGGTTTAATTTCAAAGTATGTTGCTGCAACGATGAGTACTTTCATATATTTATTTGCGAGTCCAATTGTTTTCCATTCTGTAGGGTTGCTATCCCCGGTGTACGTATTCAGGCAGGGGAAGCAAGGCTAAAGCCTTGCCCTACATCTTCATAACAGATAAAAAGTGCTGAAGGCTTCATGTAATGTATAGGAATTTCAAACTACTTAATCCGCCGTCTCGATAGAGAATTGTCAGGTGGAGGGACTACCTATTCCCATAATTCTCCCAAAACCATACATGATAAGAAATTTTTGGAATACGATAATGTATGGAATTACCGAAAACCTCATATAAAATTCCTAAGAATTGAATTTTATATAAGATATCATAAGATATCCTACTGCATAAAGATATTTTGTAAATATATAATTTTCTGTCTTGATAGTCTCACTCTTTATAATTTCTGAGAATTATATTTGTTACATAGAGACTATTGTCAGTGTTTTCGGGTCTCTGGTGTGTAGTATGACTGGAGGTAGGCAATGATCTGCTCCGCATCGTCTTCCGGGATAGAAGCGCCAAACATATTGATCATCTTGTAAACCTCAGTTTTCCATATGGCACCTGGAAGGGGGGGGCTGCATAGTGATGTAAGTAGTACTGTGACAAAATCGACAGTAGATTTGGATAATCTCTCGACCTTTACCGGAAGGTAATTCAGGGGTAGAGAGAGGATATTCTCCCACATTATATATTGCATCGTATGAATACTGGGTCTGTTCAGGTTGAGTAATGCTACCCAGTGTTTCCTTGTGGTATTGACCACTATGAATTAAGCCAGGAAGCTTACTTTGAGCTAGAACAGCTCCGCCCAAAAGAAAGAGAAAGAGTCCAAACAAAACAAGTCTTATTTTTTTCATCGTATGCCTCCTTATATTGAATTGTAAGCAACGACTTACATTACCTCCATGGCGCTCCTCTTCGTAAAACCGAATAAGATCAATACCATAGTAATTATTTGATAATCCTCTATATTTTTTCACCAATATGCCTTATTGTGAAGCGCCTACAGTTACCTCTTGCCGCTCAATCTTATTCCACAAATATCCTCCAGGATTCCAGATTTCTTCATCAGGCTGGGTATTCCCTTTCTCGTCAGTTGCCCGCACTGCAAGTGTGTACTTGCCCACATGCTTTGGAGTCCATGGTGTCTTCCAGGTACGGAAGGAATAGGGACCGTAGTCTTCCCCAAGTTCAGTTTTGTGCCAAATCACACCATTGTTCT
The genomic region above belongs to Candidatus Jettenia caeni and contains:
- a CDS encoding ABC transporter ATP-binding component: MEDTKQPIVEIRDLSKSYHRGAEIIPVLENISFDIPEGEFLALMGPSGSGKSTLLNLIAGIDKADSGTIHVSGLDITSLTETDLTRWRAVNVGFIFQFYNLIPVLTAFENVELPLLLTWLSRKERREHVEAALHMVNLADRMDHYPGQLSGGQQQRVAIARAIVTDPTILVADEPTGDLDRTSAEDILGLMAILNHEFGKTIIMVTHDPHAAEKAHIIRRLEKGILNVHA
- a CDS encoding putative transporter protein; the encoded protein is MINKDLAKLTIDKSNVKYYHSTRKKLFFKILAFIGIPILGLILYLLIFNPVVEVEVTTVSKVYPSQMFTLLNASGYVVAQRKASVASKITGQIEWLGVEEGSQVKKGQIIARLEGKDARAAREQAKANLDNAISNLKIAKVEMNDALLHYNRQKELVSHGIVPQSEFDIAEARYKRAKAAVSAAESSIHAYKAALRSADVAVNYTYIRAPFDAVVLTKDADIGDIITPLGAAANAKAAVVTIADMDSLLVEADVSESNLQKVKVDQPCEIQLDALPETRFRGKVHMIVPTADRSKASVMIKVKFLDRDKRVLPEMSAKVAFLERPVTEEEQKPKTAVNTETVVTYNSSKFAFLIKDNHVTKVPLTTGTQIGDMVEVLDGVKPGDKVVINPPRTLKDGSRIKIEEK
- a CDS encoding two-component sensor kinase; the encoded protein is MIQDKFEQINRLLKQTQELLAKNIDTISTEVTENIKKLIHELTTCQIDFTQYKQIEGKLQESHQTLEILMECVPEGVAIAIATDDVPDITIRMVSKYGAQLAGHIREDVEGIPYKDFVKKLNIFHSDDVTPAIPEELPLYRAIQKGEVVINEEWIARRSTGEKITVLISASPIQDRNGTIIGSVAVWRDITEQKRIQEEIKNIAKFPDENPHPLLRIAQDGTILYASPSSIPLLQDWNCKIGQSVPDFLYQTVVDAFHTKSIKENIEVKHKDRIFSFTVVPVIDTTYVNLYGADVTKQKLAEEKLEKYREHLEELVKARTAKLKTLNEQLQRQIIERKRVEEGLRMSENKHRFLLENLPLRIFYKDRNSVYISCNENFARDLHMRPGEISGKTDYDLFPGELAEKYRADDKRIVESGIPEDIEEKYIKDGQELTVHTVKVPIKNGKGNVVGILSSFLDITEKVNLEKETQLSRHLTLIGELATGVAHEINNPITGVINCARILFNKSSEGSRERDLASRIMKEGDRVANIVSKLLSFARPREEKKTIVSIHEIVSDTLVLMEKQMKKDSIRIQINVPEDLPKIYANFQQIQQIFMNIMSNARYALNQRYPGAHDNKILEISGEEITIHKHPYVKITFYDHGTGIPAHIKDKITNPFFTTKPPGEGTGLGLSISHNIIIDHNGKLTIDSVDGEYTKVIITLPVK